The DNA window CCACGACATGAGTAATATGTTGAAAGGAGTATACAAGCTCAGCGCTGAAAATACCGCAAAAACCTTTAAGAAGATCGGTAAGAGCGCCAACGAAATTGCCAATGTAATGAAGTCGAGCTATAAGCAATCGGCCAAAGACATGGCAAAAGTGTTGGACAAAGTAGGTGTAGGAGTAGATGAGGTGGGAGGTGCGTTGAAAAACGTATATGGACAATCTGCTGAACAAGCCGCTGGTACGCTTAAAGATATAGGTAAAAGTGCTAAGGATGTGGGTAAGGTATTGAAAAATGCTTATAAGCTAAGTACCAAAGATACCAGTAAATACCTTAAAAAGTCATTTAAATTGGGCAAAAGTGGGCTCAAAGATGCTTTGAAAGGTGCTGGATATGCCAGTAAGGAAGTAGACAAAGTGGTGAAAAAGCTTTGGAAGAGCCTTAAATTTTGGTAGAAGTAAACAAGGTAAAAGGCGTATGCTCTTTGCGAGAATACGCCTTTTTTATTTAAAATAGGTTTAAACCAGTCAATAACATTTGGCTACTCTTCAATTTTGTCACTTTTTTGCCCGTATTTTACAATACCCACAAAGAAAACCCCACCAATGGCATTGCCCACAATCGAGCATATCTCAAAAGAGAGATAATCAGCGAAAGTGATTTTTGGACTGACCAACATGCCCGAAAAAACCTCTATAGAGCCCACTATAGAGTGGTGCAAACCTCCAATACCAATGGTGGCGGTGACCAAAATTACAACAATGATTTGACTGCTGGAGTCACTCACCGAAGCCAATAGCCACGACAATAGCCCCATCAACCATCCAGCAAAGATGGCACTCACCAAGATAATGTTCCATGAGTAGTGGATGAGGTGCTCGGCAAGGTAAGCAAAGGCTTCAGGCTTGATGATGTCCATTGCCGTGGTAAAATCTACCAATAACAATGAAAACAAAAAACCACCTGTAAGGTTGCCCGTAAGAATAATGCCCCAAAGTACCAATAAACTTTTGAGGTTAGAGCTGCCATTAAGCACAGGTAAAATAGCCATAGTAGTATGTTCAGTAAATAACTCTGATCTGCCTATGACTACAAAAATGAATCCTATGGGGTAGGCAAAAGCCAGGATTATGTGCAGGGTGGCGCTACTCAGTTCACCGTGAAACAATGAGTATAAAGCGCCTATTAGAAACACACTAAAGCCCACTTCTAAACCCGCAGAAAAAGCAGAAACGAGCAACCTGAAGTTCGATCTGCGATACTCATGAATAGCAGTATTGATTTGTTGATCGAGTATTTCGTCTACTTGTTTGGGGTGATTATAACCTTTTTTCAAGAGCTTTGAAGTTTTATTGATGAAACTTAATAAAAACAGTGTAGATCATGTGATGATACGAATATTTTGCCCCGTTTTGAAAACAAAAATAGGGTATTTTGCAAATTCACGCATAATTCACGTAAAGTAAAAGCTAAGATGGTAGATATTTGTTTAACCCAAGATTTATTTGTGTATGAATGTTTCAAAAAATCAATTAAAAAAATAACTGAAGATGTAGTTATTGGCAGAAACGGCTTTGTTTTGTCAGTTTAAAAATGTGGTAGATAGTTTTGGTGGCGTTCATCAACAGTATTTTGAAAAAAAGAACAAACATAATGATTAAGTTAGAACAAGCAAAAACCAGGGAAGACTTTGAGACAATAGAGCAAATAGCACACATAGTAATGCCTGAAGCATACAAGCAAATAGTGAAGCCTAACCACCTCAGGTCGTTCTTGTATAGTTACCAAACAGTTGAAGCCATTACAAGGCAAATAAATGAAGAAAATTATACCTATTATTTATTGTCTTTTCAGGGAAAAGTAGGTGGTTACCTGGGCATTCAGTTTCACGCTGAACATATTCACTTAAGTAAGATATATGTGCTTAAAGAATTTAGAGGTAAAAAATTGGCCAAAACAGCGTTGGGGTTTATAGACCAAATCGCCAGAGAAAAAGGGGTGAATTTTATAGATTTGTTTGTACATATAAAAAACACAGGTAGCATTGAGGTATACAAAAAATTAGGCTATGCTATTGTAGAAACGCTCGATAACGACTATGGTGATGGATATATAGAAAAAGAGTACAAAATGGTGAAAACACTTGCATAATGCGGTCGGTCTGTTTTACACCAAAAAGAAACTGAGGTTCAAAATAAATGCAATCATGATTGAGTTAAAGCAAGCAAAAACTACTGCGGACTATCAAGTCATAGAGCAGTTGGCCAAGGAGATTATGCCCGAAGTATATCAGGGCATTGTGCCACCAGCCCATGTAGATTTTTTTCTGGATACTTTTCAAACAGCTCACACCATTGCCAGGCAAATTAATGAAGCACATTACCAGTACTATTTGTTATGGCTCAATGGTCAAGTCACCGGATACTTGGGTATACAATTGTTGGATGATCGTATTCACCTAAGTAAAGTATATGTTTTGAAGAAGTTTAGAGGTAAAAAACTAGGCAAGGCAGCTTTAGAGTTTGTGGATAAAGTTGCTCAGGAAAAAGGGGCAAACCTAGTAGACTTGTTTGTAAATATAGGCAATAAAGATACAATTAATTTTTATAAAAAAGCGGGGTATACCATTAGCGATACTGTTACTCATCAATATGATAACGGCCACTCAGAGACGGATCATAAAATGGAGAAGGTGTACAAGTAACACTTTTTTCAACTGTTTAAATAGGTAAAGCAAACAACTTGTTCAATCTGTCATTTTATGAACACTAGTTCAATGAGATCAAAAAAATACTACGGTAAGCTAATAAAGTATTGTAGAGTGGTTATTTGTACGTTAAAGAGCGTCTTTTTTATGTGAAAATATTACAAAGCGTTCTTTTAGTCAGCAATTTGACTCATCTTTACATACTTAAACCTTTTGAGACATTTACAATGGAAATCACACGATCGAAGGAACAAGACCAAGTATTATCATTTGAAGATACTTCTGTTGCGTTTGCTCATAAGTCAAACAAAGAACTACGTAAGATGTACTGGCTATTTGCTATGATGAACCGTCGCTTGATGGTTAAAACCGGTACTGGATTTGTAAAATGGGCATTCAAGTTCCGTTTGCCTGTAGTAAAATGGGCGGTCAAAAATACCGTATTTGCCCACTTTTGTGGAGGGCAAAGCATCGAAGACTCTCAAAAAACCATTGACACCCTTGCCAGATTTAATATAGGCACAATACTGGACTATTCGGTAGAAGGAGAAAAAACCGAGGAAAGTTTTGAGCAAACTGCCCGTGAAACCATCCTTACTATAGAAAAAGCTGCTCAGCAACCCGAAAAAATTCCCTTTTGTGTATTTAAGGTCACTGGATTAGCTTCTTTTGACTTATTGGCAAAAGTACAAGCAAATGATCAGCTTTCTGAAACTGAACAACAAGCCTGGCAACGTGCCCAGCAAAGAATAGATAATGTTTGCCAACAGGCTTACGAAAAAAAGGTGCGTATTTTTATAGATGGTGAAGAAACCTGGATTCAAGACACTATAGACCAGCTCGCTTATACTATGATGCAAAAGTATAATCGTGATATGCCCATTATATACAATACTTACCAAATGTATCGGGTGGCATCGTTGGCTAACTTAAAGCAAGCCTACAAAGACGCAGAGCAAAACAACTATTGGCTGGGAGCCAAGCTTGTGCGGGGGGCTTATATGGAAAAAGAGCGTGCCCGTGCCGAAGAAAAAGGTTACTCTGACCCTATTCAACCCAATAAAGCTGCTTCAGACAAGGATTTTGATGCTGGTATTACTTTTTGTGTAGAAAAACGTCACCAGATTGCCTTGTGTGCAGGTACACACAATGAGCAAAGTAGTTTGCTGCTTACTCAACTAATGGATCAATATGGTGTGGCGAAAGACGATCCTAATACTTACTTCTCTCAATTGTTTGGTATGAGCGATCATATCTCTTTTAACCTTGCCAAGGCTGGTTACAATGTGGCTAAATATGTGCCTTATGGCCCCATAGCATCTGTAATGCCTTACTTGATTCGTCGTGCAGACGAAAATACTTCAGTAGCCGGGCAAAGTAGCCGGGAGTTTATGCTAATTCAAGCAGAACGAAAAAGGCGTAAAGCAAAATAAGCAATAGTGTTTGAGCCTGGTTAATAACAAATTACTTGTTGTCAACCAGGCTTTTTGCATGTGAGTGATTGAAAAATAAAAAAATAGAATCTTGTCCGGTTAAGCTTAATTTTACCTGCCAAAATAGTAACTTTGCCTATCTGCCAGGCCCAACATTGTCTGAAAGCCTTTTCTCTTTTTATCAATAGTAAAGTATCTCTCGAAATTGCATAAAAAAGAGTTAAAAAGTAGTTCACTACCCATATTTATAATAGTTTCGTACGATATGTGTTATTATATAAAATAAGGAGTAATGGATTGAAGCACCGATCAAGCCCCTACAAACAATGATGTCATTGACCAAATAACTTAACCGTGAGGGACATCCCCTAAAAATAATTTTGTATATATAAGTAACAATGAATAGAAAACATATAAAAACACCATTGTTTTATTTGCTATTGGCAATGGTATGTCTGAGCGCCTGTACAAAATCTACCCATCTTACTGTAATTCCTCATAATGCTACCTTTGTAGGCAAAGCCAATATGGTAAAAATTGGCTTGAAAATTCCTCGTCGTAAAGCTTTTATTAATGAAGTGTTAGGCGAATTGATGGGCAATGAAAGCAAAGACAACTTTGGAGAAATGAAAAATACAGGAATCAATTTTTTGACTCCTTATATATTTGGAGGCAAAACAGCCTTGAATAAAGGCTATTTTGCCATAGCATTGCCGCTAAATAACGCCAAAAAATTAGAAGAGTTTATTCTAAAAATGGATAAAACAGCGCGTATTCAGACCGAAAAAACTGTAAAGTATATGGAGCTGGGCAACGGCAATATCTTGGGTTGGGATACTAAGAACCTGTTATTTCTCACTTCAGTAAAACTGAAAGACAACCGAAACCTTAAAGAGGAACTATTTAGGTTACACAACTTGAGTGGGCGTAAAATGCTGCTCAGTGCCAATAAAAACTTCAAGGTTTTTCAAAAAACCAAGTCAGACATGGGGTTGTGGCTCAATATGGCTGAACTGAATAAAACCAAAACAATACAGTTAGTTACCAGCAAAGCAGACTTGACAGATAATTACAGTCATGTGTTTACCAATTATAAAAAAGGTAAAATAGAAATGGAGGTAAATTATTTTGCTGGAGACAGTACCCAACAGAGCTATAATAATTTATTTAAATCTGCCATTACAAGTAAACTTGTCAATAGTATTCCATTAGATAACCCTTTGTTTTTGGCAGCTACCAGCTTTAGTATGGAAGGGATCAAGCAATTGCTAAAAGATAAAAAACTATACGCAAGAGTAGATAAGAGTGTACGGTCGTTGGGAACCAACTTCCAGGAATTGACTAACATGCTAAACGGAGAGCTGGTGTTTGGTTTGAGCGATATACGTATGGTAGAACGCGAAAAAAAGATTATAGATGAATATACTAAGGAGGTTTTTATAGAAAAAGAAACCCGTCCAGTGGCTGATTTTGTAATAGCAGCAGGGGTAGAGAATGAAGCCGTGTATAAACGTTTGATGAAAACCTTTTTGCAAAGTGGTATGGTACAAAAAGATGGAGGACATTATACCTTTTACAAAGAATTGTTTATGATTGAAAAAAACAAAGTGCTGTATTTTACCAATAATGCTCGCCTAAGAACAGGTATATTGAACGATCAACGCATGCAAAATAGTGGAATTCTTCAATTTATGCAGGGCAAGAGTGGTGCTATTCAAACAAATGCACACTTTGCCAGCAAGCTTGGGCAGTCGGCTACTTTTATGAAAATACTCAGGGATCTTAAGTTTCCTGCCATCAATAATATCAGAATGTACTTTACCAACGAAGACAAAAAAACTATTCAGGGCAAATGCGTCATCAATTTTAAGAACAAAAGTGAGAACGCATTGGTGGTTTTGTTTAATGCATTTAAAAAAGACTTGCTAAAGAGTGCACGTAAAGGAAAATAAATGAAGCATACGAAGACTAAATCGAGTTGAAAATTTCTTAAAAATTAAAATAATACATATACTTGTAGACATCAAGTTTGCACTTTAAAATTTACAACACTATGAGAATCCTGAATGGCTCAAATAGTCTTCGTTATTTGCAAAACTCAACAAACACTTATCAATCAAAAAACCTACATTCACTCCTTGCAGCTGTCATGATGACTTTGGTGCTAAGCAGTTGTGGTAAACCCCCTAAAAACAACAAATTTATTCCCAAAGATGCCTCCGCAGTGGTTTGTATGAACCTTAAGAAGATGACAGCCAAAATGGTAAGCTTTACCGATTTGCTGGATAAAGATTCCAAGCGTATTCAAAACTCAGGATTAGATTTTAATAGTAAAGCGTATATTTTTGCAAAATGGAACCCTAAAAAAGGCAAAGAGAAAGAAAATTACGTGGGATTTACTTTCATGTTGCAAGATGAAAGCAAATTCGATTCTTTTTTGAGAAAATACCGCAAAGAAAAACCCCTCAAAATAAAGTCGTCAGAAGGTGTGAAATACACGATCATTGATGGAAAAGTAATTGTAGGGTGGGCAAACCGTGCTGTGATAACTTTGGCTGCCAATGCCCCAAAAGCCGAAAAAGTATGGGTAGATCAATTGCTCAAACTACGTGATCAGCCTGAAAGCGAATCGTTACTGGCAAACAACAAGTACTTTGAAGAAATAGAAAAGCAAGACTATGATGCAGCTGCCTGGCTCAACTGGGGCAATACCGTAGAGCAGCTTAAGAGAAACCCCACCCTCAAATTTTATTACAACTACCTTACTTTTGCCGGAGTCAACTTCAAAGAAAACTACATTATAGGCATTACCAAGTTTGAAAAAGGAAGAGCAGTGGCTGATATAAAGTGGCATATGACCGAAGCGCTCAGCCAATACAAAGGTTTATTCAAAAATGAAATAGATAATAAATTATTGTCGCATGTGCCCGCCAAAAAACCAATGGTTTTGCTTGGTTTAGGGTTACACATACAAGGGTTTAAAAGTATATTAGACAACTTTGGTTTAACCAAAAGAGTAAGCGCATTTTTGAGAAAAGAAACGGGGTTAGACGCCGATCAGTTGTTTGACATGCTAAGCGGTGACTTAATGGCTGCATTGATAGATATAAAAAAACAAGATATAACCGAGCAAACTGTAGACAAAGACGGTAACCTGGAATCGCGCACGATTGCCAAAACCAATTATAAGTTTTTGTTAGGAGCAGACATCAACAATGTAGAGTCGATGGACAAACTGTTGGGTAAGCTGGTGGCTGATAAGTATTTAGATAAAAAAGGTGATATATATACCTTTAAAATTGCTGACAATACCCATTACTTGTTTGTAAAAGATAAAATGTTGTTTGGCTCATTGACCAAAACCATCAAAGATGCAGTCATGGAAAACAAGGGGGCAAGGTTAGATAAAAACTTTGTAGACCTGGGGAGGAGCAGTGCCTTCTCGATGTATGCCGACTTGACCCCAAAAATTCTGAAAAAACTGCCTGAAGAAAACCTGGATTTGGTACCTTTTGGTTTAGGCCCTTCATTGAAAAAACTAGATACTCCAATAGAGTCTTTTTCTATTAAAACATCTCCTGCCAAAAAGAATATCTCACACACCAAGGTAATCATAGAGTTTACTAACAAAGACCAAAACTCTCTACGTTCATTAGTAGAAATGATTCGTAAAATGAACTTCTCTGAAGTACCAGGGTTTTTATCAGCACGATAGTTTTTGAAATCAATGATTGTAAAGAATTGCTACTCCTTACAATCATTGATTTTTTTGTGCAACCCTTTATCATATCATTACAATGAAAATCACTCTTGATCAAGTAGTGCCTGCCCCTTTGTCGGGGCTGCTGGATGGTAAGTCTGAAATTTGGGATACAACGGTAAGCTTCGAGCAAGGCAAACGCTACCAAGTGTATGCACCTTCGGGTAAAGGCAAATCAACTTTTATTCATATACTGTATGGCATTCGCCACGACTACACAGGGAGCGTGTCTATTGATGGGGTGCCTATTCCAAAAATTAAAGCCAAAGAGTGGGCGGCAATGCGACAGCAGGAGATGTCGCTGGTTTTTCAAGACCTGCGATTGTTTATGAACCTTACCGGGCGCGAAAATATCCAGGTAAAATCAGTGTTGTATAAAGAAGATGCTACCCAAG is part of the Microscilla marina ATCC 23134 genome and encodes:
- a CDS encoding formate/nitrite transporter family protein, encoding MKKGYNHPKQVDEILDQQINTAIHEYRRSNFRLLVSAFSAGLEVGFSVFLIGALYSLFHGELSSATLHIILAFAYPIGFIFVVIGRSELFTEHTTMAILPVLNGSSNLKSLLVLWGIILTGNLTGGFLFSLLLVDFTTAMDIIKPEAFAYLAEHLIHYSWNIILVSAIFAGWLMGLLSWLLASVSDSSSQIIVVILVTATIGIGGLHHSIVGSIEVFSGMLVSPKITFADYLSFEICSIVGNAIGGVFFVGIVKYGQKSDKIEE
- a CDS encoding GNAT family N-acetyltransferase translates to MIKLEQAKTREDFETIEQIAHIVMPEAYKQIVKPNHLRSFLYSYQTVEAITRQINEENYTYYLLSFQGKVGGYLGIQFHAEHIHLSKIYVLKEFRGKKLAKTALGFIDQIAREKGVNFIDLFVHIKNTGSIEVYKKLGYAIVETLDNDYGDGYIEKEYKMVKTLA
- a CDS encoding GNAT family N-acetyltransferase, coding for MIELKQAKTTADYQVIEQLAKEIMPEVYQGIVPPAHVDFFLDTFQTAHTIARQINEAHYQYYLLWLNGQVTGYLGIQLLDDRIHLSKVYVLKKFRGKKLGKAALEFVDKVAQEKGANLVDLFVNIGNKDTINFYKKAGYTISDTVTHQYDNGHSETDHKMEKVYK
- a CDS encoding proline dehydrogenase family protein; translation: MEITRSKEQDQVLSFEDTSVAFAHKSNKELRKMYWLFAMMNRRLMVKTGTGFVKWAFKFRLPVVKWAVKNTVFAHFCGGQSIEDSQKTIDTLARFNIGTILDYSVEGEKTEESFEQTARETILTIEKAAQQPEKIPFCVFKVTGLASFDLLAKVQANDQLSETEQQAWQRAQQRIDNVCQQAYEKKVRIFIDGEETWIQDTIDQLAYTMMQKYNRDMPIIYNTYQMYRVASLANLKQAYKDAEQNNYWLGAKLVRGAYMEKERARAEEKGYSDPIQPNKAASDKDFDAGITFCVEKRHQIALCAGTHNEQSSLLLTQLMDQYGVAKDDPNTYFSQLFGMSDHISFNLAKAGYNVAKYVPYGPIASVMPYLIRRADENTSVAGQSSREFMLIQAERKRRKAK
- a CDS encoding DUF4836 family protein, with the protein product MRILNGSNSLRYLQNSTNTYQSKNLHSLLAAVMMTLVLSSCGKPPKNNKFIPKDASAVVCMNLKKMTAKMVSFTDLLDKDSKRIQNSGLDFNSKAYIFAKWNPKKGKEKENYVGFTFMLQDESKFDSFLRKYRKEKPLKIKSSEGVKYTIIDGKVIVGWANRAVITLAANAPKAEKVWVDQLLKLRDQPESESLLANNKYFEEIEKQDYDAAAWLNWGNTVEQLKRNPTLKFYYNYLTFAGVNFKENYIIGITKFEKGRAVADIKWHMTEALSQYKGLFKNEIDNKLLSHVPAKKPMVLLGLGLHIQGFKSILDNFGLTKRVSAFLRKETGLDADQLFDMLSGDLMAALIDIKKQDITEQTVDKDGNLESRTIAKTNYKFLLGADINNVESMDKLLGKLVADKYLDKKGDIYTFKIADNTHYLFVKDKMLFGSLTKTIKDAVMENKGARLDKNFVDLGRSSAFSMYADLTPKILKKLPEENLDLVPFGLGPSLKKLDTPIESFSIKTSPAKKNISHTKVIIEFTNKDQNSLRSLVEMIRKMNFSEVPGFLSAR
- a CDS encoding ATP-binding cassette domain-containing protein, with amino-acid sequence MKITLDQVVPAPLSGLLDGKSEIWDTTVSFEQGKRYQVYAPSGKGKSTFIHILYGIRHDYTGSVSIDGVPIPKIKAKEWAAMRQQEMSLVFQDLRLFMNLTGRENIQVKSVLYKEDATQEIERMAALLGVTHVLDKQAALLSYGERQRVAIIRALIQPFQFLLLDEPFSHLDEENIKKSCQLMDEKCSQNNASLVMTSLGYPYFLAFDEKRLL